A window of the Nitrospiria bacterium genome harbors these coding sequences:
- the atpH gene encoding ATP synthase F1 subunit delta, which translates to MNIGTARRYAKALFELAQQEKQLVPIRERLEQVEQMIRTQNELRDLCQNPRYHQEEKKRVLASLADRIGSPPLLKRFMELLVKKNRLSQLPDITKAFGILVDEAQGVEHVQVRVARPLSKDQRSELKRHLETLTRRDVDLVVDEDPALIGGMVVYAGSRIYDGSVKGQLQRLRRELVK; encoded by the coding sequence ATGAACATCGGAACGGCACGACGATATGCGAAAGCGCTTTTCGAATTGGCCCAGCAGGAAAAACAGCTGGTGCCGATTCGCGAGCGGCTCGAACAGGTCGAGCAGATGATCCGCACGCAGAACGAGCTGCGGGATCTCTGCCAGAACCCTCGCTATCACCAGGAAGAGAAAAAGCGAGTCTTGGCATCGCTGGCGGATCGAATCGGGAGTCCGCCGCTTCTGAAGCGCTTCATGGAGCTCCTCGTCAAGAAAAACCGGCTCTCGCAGTTGCCCGATATTACAAAAGCATTTGGGATCCTCGTGGACGAAGCGCAAGGGGTGGAACACGTCCAGGTGCGGGTGGCCCGGCCCTTGTCAAAAGACCAGCGGTCGGAATTGAAGCGACATTTGGAAACCTTGACCCGGCGCGATGTGGACCTCGTCGTTGATGAGGATCCCGCCCTGATCGGAGGAATGGTGGTCTACGCCGGAAGCCGGATTTATGATGGGAGCGTGAAGGGACAACTTCAGAGACTTCGCCGGGAATTGGTAAAGTAA